A genomic segment from Aegilops tauschii subsp. strangulata cultivar AL8/78 chromosome 1, Aet v6.0, whole genome shotgun sequence encodes:
- the LOC141042313 gene encoding uncharacterized protein isoform X1, with protein MLESEGLQTRSLQKIQMPGDNKPTPVFIDTAPAQRNTTPTDNKQIPVAKELVRSSPTKICQLHYKKRKISLTDRRISPLVSPVRKDSCRNSLYSNADACKGKTAMLESEGLQTRSLQKIQTPGDDKPTPLFIDTATAQRNPTPTDNKQILVAKELVRSSPAKECQVHSKKRKIRLNDRRLPSLGLYSRKISCGNSLCSNADVAEDKKTNSENSKATPLFLSNKSRPVVETLSTINNTSLPKSPSEFVQYPLSRMQRKKCMFVNQLMAEGMMEMVEESKVQSRATQQLINVFRDSVAKQQELAHMLMGVIRAEVADCDVVDR; from the exons atgttagaatctgaagggttacaaactaggtctttgcaaaagatccaaatgccaggagataataaaccaactccagtttttatagatactgctccagcacagagaaacacaactcctactgataataagcagattccagtggccaaagaactagtccgctccagtccaacaaaaatatgtcaactccattataagaagcgt aaaataagcttaacagatagaagaatttctcCACTGGTATCGcctgtgaggaaagattcttgcaggaattctctgtactccaatgcagat gcatgcaaggggaagacggctatgttagaatctgaagggttacaaaccaggtctttgcaaaagatccaaacgccaggagatgaTAAACCAACTCCACTTTTCATAGATACTGCgacagcacagagaaacccaactcccactgataataagcagattctagtggccaaagaactagtccgctccagtccagcaaaagaatgtcaagtccattctaagaagcgt aaaataaggttaaatgatagaagacttccttcattgggattgtattcgaggaaaatatcttgcgggaattctctgtgctccaatgctgat gttgctgaagataagaagacaaactctgaaaacagcaaggcaaccccattgtttctttccaataaatctaggccag tggtcgagacactctccactatcaataatacaagcctgccaaaatcgccatctgaatttgttcagtatcctctgtctcgaatgcaacggaaaaaatgtatgtttgtgaaccaattaatggctgaaggaatgatggaaatggtggaggaatcaaaggtgcagagtcgtgcgacacaacaactgatcaatgttttcagagacagtgtagcaaagcagcaagaacttgcccacatgcttatgggcgtcatccgtgctgaggttgcagattgtgacgttgtagatcgttag
- the LOC141042313 gene encoding uncharacterized protein isoform X2: MLESEGLQTRSLQKIQMPGDNKPTPVFIDTAPAQRNTTPTDNKQIPVAKELVRSSPTKICQLHYKKRKISLTDRRISPLVSPVRKDSCRNSLYSNADKIRLNDRRLPSLGLYSRKISCGNSLCSNADVAEDKKTNSENSKATPLFLSNKSRPVVETLSTINNTSLPKSPSEFVQYPLSRMQRKKCMFVNQLMAEGMMEMVEESKVQSRATQQLINVFRDSVAKQQELAHMLMGVIRAEVADCDVVDR, translated from the exons atgttagaatctgaagggttacaaactaggtctttgcaaaagatccaaatgccaggagataataaaccaactccagtttttatagatactgctccagcacagagaaacacaactcctactgataataagcagattccagtggccaaagaactagtccgctccagtccaacaaaaatatgtcaactccattataagaagcgt aaaataagcttaacagatagaagaatttctcCACTGGTATCGcctgtgaggaaagattcttgcaggaattctctgtactccaatgcagat aaaataaggttaaatgatagaagacttccttcattgggattgtattcgaggaaaatatcttgcgggaattctctgtgctccaatgctgat gttgctgaagataagaagacaaactctgaaaacagcaaggcaaccccattgtttctttccaataaatctaggccag tggtcgagacactctccactatcaataatacaagcctgccaaaatcgccatctgaatttgttcagtatcctctgtctcgaatgcaacggaaaaaatgtatgtttgtgaaccaattaatggctgaaggaatgatggaaatggtggaggaatcaaaggtgcagagtcgtgcgacacaacaactgatcaatgttttcagagacagtgtagcaaagcagcaagaacttgcccacatgcttatgggcgtcatccgtgctgaggttgcagattgtgacgttgtagatcgttag